The following proteins are encoded in a genomic region of Bernardetia sp. MNP-M8:
- the nadD gene encoding nicotinate (nicotinamide) nucleotide adenylyltransferase, which produces MKIGLYFGSFNPIHVGHLITANTMAENTDLDQVWFVVSPHNPHKKKSSLLHEFDRYDMVRLAIADNEKLSVSDIEFSLPKPSYTIDTLTYIQEKYPNHHFQILIGEDNLTHFHKWKNHEQILEYYGVLVYPRDGTPKTEFHNHPKIKFVEAPLLNISATYIRELIKTEKSIRYLVPEEVEVLIRSKKFYL; this is translated from the coding sequence ATGAAAATAGGTCTTTATTTTGGTTCATTCAATCCCATTCATGTTGGTCATTTAATTACTGCTAACACAATGGCAGAAAATACAGATTTAGATCAAGTTTGGTTTGTTGTTTCACCTCATAATCCACATAAAAAAAAATCTTCACTTCTTCATGAGTTTGATAGGTATGATATGGTGCGCTTGGCGATAGCTGATAATGAAAAACTAAGTGTGAGTGATATAGAGTTTAGTTTGCCCAAGCCAAGTTATACTATAGATACATTGACATATATTCAAGAAAAATACCCCAATCATCATTTTCAAATTTTGATAGGAGAGGATAATCTGACACATTTTCATAAATGGAAAAATCATGAGCAGATTTTGGAATATTATGGAGTTTTGGTTTATCCAAGAGATGGAACTCCAAAAACAGAGTTTCATAACCATCCAAAAATAAAATTTGTAGAAGCTCCTTTATTAAATATTTCGGCTACTTATATTAGAGAACTTATCAAGACTGAAAAATCTATTCGCTATCTTGTTCCAGAAGAAGTAGAAGTTTTGATTCGTTCAAAGAAATTTTATTTATAG
- a CDS encoding reverse transcriptase family protein — protein sequence MSMTRQQLYDQIRATSKEDYILTEMKRLGFWGDSEKPTLAEELINRQASLRKELAELTQKQRQYDSREAMLKQMRLERMKASKEKQQETKAKNEEKRRIKAEKWAETQKSNIIYLGGEVSKGLNNTLSDKEKLEKHNLPYFENIVEFSSIINKPISELRFLAFQRSVSKVNQYHNYYVPKKSGGKRLISAPKPKLKATQNWIKANILDKIEANSTVHGFVKERSILTNAEPHQNKNLVISLDLKDFFPSISYKRVKGLFLKFGYSEQLSTLFALLTTHNETDKLNVDGEVYYAQKVDKETGKTNRFLPQGSPASPAITTLIAYKMDKRLEGLAKKMGFTYTRYADDLTFSSDLDLKKDAKNTDKIIGSLLYFVKKVVNSEGFEVHPDKTHIMRKGNQQKVTGIIVNENADNKLGIDRKTIRKFRAFLHQTSKTGWKIDKYAKDKKWGIHSDPKQAALGFASFIKMVDTKKGEKFIKQINSIPNAENYVENAVLENPTRAFVSEEKNDKQAIELNQNPIEEQNKEIENQSNESDWWDIF from the coding sequence ATGTCAATGACCCGTCAACAACTCTACGACCAAATTCGTGCTACCTCAAAAGAAGACTACATTTTAACAGAAATGAAGCGATTAGGATTTTGGGGAGATTCTGAAAAACCAACTCTTGCTGAAGAACTTATCAATAGACAAGCAAGTCTTCGAAAAGAACTCGCAGAACTCACTCAAAAACAAAGACAATACGACAGCAGAGAAGCCATGCTAAAACAAATGCGTCTTGAACGCATGAAAGCTTCCAAAGAAAAACAACAAGAAACAAAAGCCAAAAACGAAGAAAAACGAAGAATAAAAGCTGAAAAATGGGCAGAAACCCAAAAATCAAATATTATTTATTTGGGTGGAGAAGTTTCTAAAGGTCTTAATAATACTCTTTCAGATAAAGAGAAGTTAGAAAAACACAACCTTCCTTATTTTGAGAATATTGTAGAATTTTCTTCAATAATAAATAAGCCTATTTCAGAACTTCGCTTCTTAGCTTTTCAACGCTCAGTTTCTAAAGTTAATCAATATCATAATTATTACGTTCCAAAAAAATCAGGTGGAAAACGCCTTATTTCTGCACCAAAGCCAAAACTAAAAGCCACTCAAAATTGGATTAAAGCAAACATTTTAGATAAAATTGAAGCTAATTCAACTGTTCATGGTTTTGTAAAAGAACGTTCTATTCTGACAAATGCAGAGCCACATCAAAATAAAAACTTAGTCATTAGTTTAGATTTAAAAGATTTTTTTCCTTCTATTTCCTACAAAAGAGTAAAAGGACTTTTTCTCAAATTTGGTTATTCCGAACAATTATCGACACTTTTTGCACTTCTGACTACCCACAACGAAACTGATAAATTAAATGTTGATGGCGAAGTTTATTATGCTCAAAAGGTAGATAAAGAAACAGGAAAAACAAATCGCTTCCTTCCTCAAGGTTCGCCTGCTAGTCCTGCCATTACTACACTTATTGCCTACAAAATGGATAAACGTTTGGAAGGACTTGCCAAAAAAATGGGCTTTACTTACACTCGTTATGCTGATGATTTGACTTTCTCTTCTGACTTAGATTTAAAAAAGGATGCAAAAAATACAGATAAAATCATTGGTTCATTGCTTTATTTTGTCAAAAAAGTAGTAAACAGCGAAGGTTTTGAAGTTCATCCAGACAAAACGCACATTATGCGAAAAGGAAATCAGCAAAAAGTTACAGGAATTATTGTCAATGAAAATGCTGATAATAAATTAGGAATTGACAGAAAAACAATCCGAAAATTCAGAGCTTTTTTACATCAAACTTCTAAAACAGGTTGGAAAATAGATAAGTATGCAAAAGATAAGAAGTGGGGAATTCATTCTGATCCAAAACAAGCAGCTCTAGGTTTTGCCTCTTTTATTAAAATGGTAGATACCAAAAAAGGAGAGAAATTTATAAAACAAATAAACTCTATTCCTAATGCAGAAAATTATGTTGAAAATGCTGTTTTAGAAAATCCTACTCGTGCATTTGTTTCTGAGGAAAAGAATGATAAACAAGCTATTGAGTTAAATCAAAATCCAATAGAAGAACAAAATAAAGAAATAGAAAATCAATCAAATGAATCAGATTGGTGGGATATTTTTTGA
- a CDS encoding SWIM zinc finger family protein produces the protein MLFEYKYGGNTNIINNSEQTSMSFAPDALREPTFFVGKLDKKINFREAISALHHVVVSDLRFKPKDKTEYKAWAEKQEQIWLAEYMESFQIEEVKAKTEKIRKELNESYKESNKILQPYYTAQREYFKYLYEKDKDAWFVLDPVITVHPDEVFFECFSQDESTYGKLSCSYNVFKEINEFECGTTNVDYSSTLYNEFQKIRNYKETDFKIDPSGFEVQTTNEDSYKEVKIDLPDTWVRGFLQVSSAMTLPSTTLDLHPMDIFSLCQFLRRFKEKKSPRSLRFVLEPNQPIKIIIEPWNKELIFNRSIYTGHESKEIRIWGRRRILILERLIPVAKNFKLVLLGSGLPSFFIAELESDMTFTLGLSGWTSNDWSRAGNFDLMAPRSEVDDFTKKTVFNALKQNWFESSASLARRLNLDTKTVSSALAAYTQAGRVIYDLKMGVYRVRELSKDPLPMDKLRFASEEEEKATSFIKNNGVQVEVDTTNVVNKDGEKSERIVLKGRVRDRNTTYPTLVQIDNDERIVDASCECNFYKMNNLRKGACEHMLATRMYFNEVKMEKV, from the coding sequence ATGCTTTTCGAATATAAATACGGTGGCAACACCAACATCATAAATAATTCAGAGCAGACTTCTATGTCTTTTGCTCCTGATGCGCTGCGTGAACCTACTTTTTTTGTAGGAAAATTAGATAAAAAAATAAATTTTCGTGAAGCTATTTCTGCGCTTCATCATGTTGTTGTTTCGGATTTGCGTTTCAAACCCAAAGACAAAACAGAATATAAAGCGTGGGCAGAAAAACAAGAACAAATTTGGCTTGCCGAATATATGGAATCTTTTCAGATTGAGGAAGTAAAAGCCAAAACGGAGAAAATCAGAAAGGAATTAAACGAATCCTATAAAGAAAGTAATAAAATTTTACAGCCTTATTACACAGCACAGCGTGAATATTTCAAGTATCTCTATGAAAAAGATAAGGATGCTTGGTTTGTACTTGACCCTGTAATTACGGTTCATCCCGACGAGGTTTTCTTTGAATGTTTTAGTCAAGATGAATCTACGTATGGAAAATTGAGTTGTAGTTATAATGTCTTTAAGGAAATCAATGAGTTTGAATGTGGAACTACAAATGTAGATTATTCATCTACTTTATATAATGAATTTCAAAAGATTCGTAACTATAAAGAAACTGATTTTAAAATTGACCCAAGTGGTTTTGAGGTTCAGACGACCAATGAAGACAGTTATAAAGAGGTCAAAATTGATTTGCCTGATACGTGGGTACGTGGATTTTTACAAGTAAGTTCTGCTATGACCCTTCCTTCGACTACACTAGATTTGCATCCAATGGATATTTTTAGTTTGTGTCAGTTTTTGAGAAGATTTAAGGAGAAAAAAAGTCCTCGTTCGTTGCGTTTTGTGTTAGAACCAAATCAACCCATCAAAATAATTATTGAGCCTTGGAATAAGGAACTCATTTTTAACCGTTCGATTTATACAGGACATGAGTCTAAAGAAATTCGTATTTGGGGAAGAAGACGTATTTTGATTTTGGAAAGATTGATTCCAGTAGCTAAAAATTTCAAACTTGTTTTGCTTGGTTCTGGATTGCCTTCATTTTTTATAGCTGAATTAGAATCAGATATGACTTTTACGCTTGGTCTTTCGGGTTGGACTTCTAATGATTGGTCAAGAGCAGGGAATTTTGATTTGATGGCACCAAGAAGTGAAGTAGATGATTTTACTAAAAAAACAGTTTTCAATGCTTTGAAACAAAACTGGTTTGAGAGTTCGGCATCATTGGCTCGTCGTCTAAACTTGGATACAAAAACGGTTTCTTCTGCTTTGGCTGCCTACACACAAGCTGGACGAGTAATTTATGATTTGAAAATGGGTGTTTATCGTGTTCGTGAGCTTTCGAAAGATCCTTTGCCAATGGATAAATTGCGTTTTGCTAGTGAAGAAGAAGAAAAAGCAACAAGTTTTATTAAAAATAATGGCGTACAAGTAGAAGTTGATACGACAAATGTTGTCAATAAAGATGGCGAAAAAAGTGAACGAATTGTTTTGAAAGGCAGAGTAAGAGATAGAAATACAACCTATCCAACACTGGTTCAAATAGATAATGATGAGCGAATTGTAGATGCTAGTTGTGAATGTAATTTTTACAAAATGAATAATCTTCGAAAAGGAGCTTGTGAACACATGTTGGCTACACGAATGTACTTTAATGAAGTAAAAATGGAGAAGGTTTGA
- a CDS encoding LD-carboxypeptidase, whose translation MQKSTFSKSPPFLKSKDMIRLIAPSGIVEPNNIEHAVEWIMENDFTPKVGIHLTDNFFRFAATDEHRLFDLQKALDCKETKAIWCIRGGYGMGRILDKLNWDKFLENPKWLIGFSDITAIHLKINQLGFQSMHGFMPVQFKYLYQPQTNLETQKAFTDSQKVQIQQIKKGEKGVRNTLKQDTSEISDKIQIEKSIQSFLQALLGKSYQINSLSHPKNKLGETEGEIIGGNLSMIINSLATPTEINTDNKILFLEEVGENLYAVDRMLWQLYRAGKFKNLKGIVVGSFSGSKQTAQQFGFSVEQMIIDLVKEYNYPVAFNSPIGHTSQNETVICGANVAFEVSNEGGVLKFLQNPV comes from the coding sequence ATGCAAAAATCTACATTCTCAAAATCGCCTCCTTTTTTGAAATCAAAAGATATGATTCGTTTGATTGCTCCTTCTGGAATTGTTGAACCTAATAATATAGAACATGCTGTAGAGTGGATAATGGAAAATGATTTTACACCAAAAGTGGGAATTCATCTGACAGATAATTTTTTTCGATTTGCTGCAACGGACGAACATCGTTTGTTTGATCTTCAAAAAGCCTTAGATTGTAAGGAAACAAAAGCGATTTGGTGTATTCGTGGTGGATATGGAATGGGACGTATTTTAGACAAACTCAACTGGGATAAATTTTTAGAAAATCCTAAATGGCTAATTGGTTTTAGTGATATTACAGCTATTCATTTGAAAATAAATCAATTGGGTTTTCAAAGTATGCATGGTTTTATGCCTGTTCAGTTTAAGTATTTATATCAACCTCAAACTAATTTAGAAACTCAAAAAGCATTTACAGATTCTCAGAAAGTACAAATTCAACAGATTAAAAAAGGCGAAAAAGGAGTGAGAAATACCCTAAAGCAAGATACAAGTGAAATTTCTGATAAAATTCAGATTGAAAAATCTATACAAAGTTTTTTACAGGCTCTATTAGGCAAATCATATCAAATTAACTCTTTATCTCATCCAAAAAATAAATTAGGAGAAACAGAAGGAGAAATAATAGGAGGAAATCTGAGTATGATAATCAACAGTCTTGCTACTCCCACAGAAATAAATACAGATAATAAAATTCTTTTTTTAGAAGAAGTAGGCGAAAATCTTTACGCTGTTGATAGAATGCTTTGGCAACTTTACCGAGCAGGAAAATTTAAAAACTTAAAAGGAATTGTTGTAGGAAGTTTTTCAGGTTCAAAGCAAACTGCCCAGCAATTTGGTTTTTCAGTCGAACAAATGATTATTGATTTAGTAAAAGAATATAATTATCCTGTTGCTTTTAATTCTCCTATTGGACATACTTCTCAGAATGAAACTGTTATCTGTGGTGCAAATGTAGCCTTTGAAGTAAGTAATGAAGGAGGAGTTTTAAAATTTTTACAAAATCCTGTATAA
- the lpxB gene encoding lipid-A-disaccharide synthase produces MRFYIIAGEKSGDLHASNLVNALKKEYPTAIFRGFGGDLMENNGVTLAKHYRETAFMGFFEVVQNLGTIQKLLSFCKKDILEFKPDAVIFVDYPGFNLRIAKYLRNYYNKNSTLKTPKLFYYISPKLWAWNQSRAKQIKRNIDYMFSILPFEIEFYKKFNFDRITYVGNPLFDAIENYKPNDSFLLENNLKDKVKAIDGELNKENSNQKNIAFLAGSRKQEVKSLLPVMIEVVNKFKQKSDATNYKFILAGVSSLDESLYDEAKANGIDVIFEQTYDLLSHADAAIVASGTATLETALFEVPQVVIYKVNAITYQIAKLVIKVKWVSLVNLIVNKEIVKELLQHDANVETISQELELLLDKEGDRYDFMRKEYIALKNQIQTEGVSIRTAKKIKELLG; encoded by the coding sequence ATGCGTTTCTACATCATTGCTGGCGAAAAGTCAGGCGATTTACATGCTTCTAATCTTGTAAATGCTTTAAAGAAAGAATATCCAACAGCTATTTTTAGAGGTTTTGGAGGCGATTTGATGGAAAATAATGGTGTAACTCTTGCCAAACATTACCGAGAAACAGCTTTTATGGGTTTCTTTGAAGTTGTTCAAAATTTGGGAACAATTCAAAAACTACTTTCATTCTGCAAAAAAGATATTTTAGAATTTAAGCCTGATGCAGTTATTTTTGTAGATTATCCAGGGTTTAATTTGCGAATTGCAAAGTATTTAAGAAATTATTATAACAAAAATTCAACTCTCAAAACTCCCAAATTATTTTATTACATTTCTCCGAAACTTTGGGCGTGGAATCAATCAAGAGCCAAGCAAATCAAAAGAAACATCGATTATATGTTTTCTATTTTGCCTTTCGAAATTGAGTTTTATAAGAAATTTAATTTTGATAGAATAACGTATGTTGGAAATCCTCTTTTTGATGCAATAGAAAATTATAAACCAAATGATAGTTTTTTATTAGAAAATAATTTGAAAGACAAAGTTAAAGCTATAGATGGCGAATTAAATAAAGAAAATTCTAATCAAAAAAATATTGCTTTTTTGGCAGGAAGTAGAAAGCAGGAAGTAAAGTCACTTTTGCCTGTCATGATAGAAGTTGTAAATAAATTTAAGCAAAAATCAGATGCTACGAATTATAAATTTATTTTGGCTGGTGTTTCTAGCTTAGATGAGAGCTTGTATGATGAGGCAAAAGCAAATGGAATTGATGTGATTTTTGAGCAAACTTATGATTTACTTTCTCACGCAGATGCTGCCATTGTTGCTTCTGGAACAGCGACTTTAGAAACAGCTCTTTTTGAAGTTCCTCAGGTGGTAATTTATAAAGTAAATGCAATTACCTATCAGATTGCAAAACTAGTAATTAAAGTAAAGTGGGTTTCGCTGGTCAATCTTATTGTAAATAAGGAAATTGTAAAAGAACTTTTACAACATGATGCAAATGTAGAAACTATTAGCCAAGAATTAGAATTACTTTTAGATAAAGAAGGTGATAGATATGATTTTATGAGAAAAGAATATATTGCGCTCAAAAATCAAATTCAGACGGAAGGAGTTTCTATCAGAACAGCTAAAAAAATAAAGGAGCTTTTGGGATAA
- a CDS encoding DUF4476 domain-containing protein yields the protein MKTYLTSFSFIVYLVLFSHFSLAQNTNCTKALSDYLFQSKKNFIERQSIQKSKLEAALKLSKENCLSTAQIKLIISLFTGDLERLLVAKNAYNSSIDKENFYQIYDTFSSAILLYDFVKSKESHHSTTSTSQSSNSYSSYFVSTEEFQEIKELLKSESIDSRKNDKIKKILKKYPPCFSINQIKELMNLYSFSSYKLEFTKIMYQYVLPNDKRRYYLIAEEFSYFDKQELLEYIEDN from the coding sequence ATGAAAACTTATTTAACTTCTTTTTCCTTTATTGTATATCTTGTGTTATTTAGTCATTTTTCTCTTGCTCAGAACACTAATTGTACAAAAGCATTGTCTGATTATTTATTTCAGAGTAAAAAGAATTTTATTGAAAGACAAAGTATTCAAAAATCTAAATTAGAGGCTGCACTAAAATTAAGTAAAGAGAACTGCCTAAGTACAGCTCAAATCAAATTAATCATTTCGTTATTTACAGGAGATTTAGAGAGGCTTTTAGTTGCAAAAAACGCATATAATTCTAGTATTGATAAAGAAAATTTTTATCAAATCTACGATACTTTTTCTAGTGCTATTTTGTTATATGATTTTGTAAAAAGTAAAGAATCTCATCATTCTACTACTTCTACTTCCCAGTCATCAAATAGCTATTCTTCTTATTTTGTAAGTACAGAAGAATTTCAAGAAATAAAAGAATTGTTGAAATCTGAATCTATCGACAGTCGGAAAAATGACAAAATAAAAAAGATTTTGAAGAAATATCCCCCTTGTTTTTCTATAAATCAAATTAAGGAACTAATGAATCTGTATAGTTTTAGTAGTTACAAATTAGAGTTTACAAAAATTATGTATCAATATGTACTACCAAATGATAAAAGAAGGTACTATCTAATAGCTGAGGAATTTTCCTATTTTGATAAACAAGAACTATTAGAATATATAGAGGATAATTAG
- the mnmG gene encoding tRNA uridine-5-carboxymethylaminomethyl(34) synthesis enzyme MnmG: protein MYDVIIVGAGHAGCEAAHTAATLGSKVLLVTMNMHTIAQMSCNPAMGGVAKGQIVREIDALGGMSGIITDKTMIQFRMLNRSKGAAMWSPRCQSDRMRFAEEWRTALENNKNIDLWQEMVEGLVVRDGRVCGVRTQLGIEFEGKTVILTNGTFLNGLIHIGEKQFGGGRAGERAATGITGQLVELGFEAGRMKTGTPPRVDGRTINYEAIEEQKGDENPSKFSYSDETTSLVNQRSCYITYTNPKVHEILQTGFEKSPMFAGRIKGLGPRYCPSIEDKIVRFSERDRHQIFVEPEGWDTVEVYVNGFSTSLPYEVQQKALNQIVGFEKAKMFRPGYAIEYDFFQPTQLKETLETKRIENLYFAGQINGTTGYEEAACQGLMAGINAHQKAHEKEAFTLSRSDAYIGVLIDDLIHKGTDEPYRMFTSRAEYRILLRQDNADVRLTQKGFDLGLASETRLQKMKQKEEEVKEVIKVLSKRSLELEDANPVLAALGTSELKQKVKSIDVLKRPQVQLSDLGKMNSEIANLLEKYSVSDSENGSSTNNRNNEEILEQAEIQIKYSEYVEKEQKLVEKMHRLEGLHLFDGLDYHSMPSLSMEARKKLTQIQPRTLGQASRISGISPSDISVLMVYLNR from the coding sequence ATGTATGATGTAATAATAGTGGGCGCAGGACACGCAGGTTGTGAAGCAGCCCACACAGCAGCCACATTAGGCTCAAAAGTTTTGTTGGTAACAATGAATATGCACACAATAGCTCAAATGAGTTGTAATCCTGCTATGGGTGGTGTTGCAAAGGGACAAATAGTAAGAGAAATAGATGCGTTAGGTGGGATGTCTGGAATTATTACAGACAAAACAATGATACAATTCCGAATGCTCAACCGTTCGAAAGGTGCTGCAATGTGGAGTCCACGTTGTCAGAGCGATAGAATGCGCTTTGCCGAAGAATGGCGAACAGCTTTAGAAAACAATAAAAATATTGACCTTTGGCAAGAAATGGTCGAAGGTTTGGTGGTGCGTGATGGACGTGTGTGTGGAGTCAGAACGCAATTAGGAATTGAGTTTGAAGGAAAAACAGTAATCCTCACCAACGGAACTTTCCTAAACGGACTTATTCATATTGGCGAAAAACAATTTGGAGGAGGACGTGCAGGCGAGCGAGCAGCCACAGGAATTACAGGACAATTAGTAGAATTAGGTTTTGAGGCTGGCAGAATGAAAACAGGAACGCCACCACGAGTAGATGGAAGAACCATTAATTATGAAGCCATTGAAGAACAAAAAGGAGATGAAAATCCTTCAAAATTTTCATATTCTGATGAAACGACCTCTTTAGTAAATCAAAGAAGTTGTTATATCACTTATACAAATCCAAAAGTTCATGAGATTTTGCAAACTGGTTTTGAGAAATCGCCTATGTTTGCAGGACGTATAAAAGGACTGGGTCCAAGATATTGTCCTTCTATTGAAGATAAAATTGTTCGTTTTTCGGAGCGTGATAGACACCAAATTTTTGTAGAACCCGAAGGTTGGGACACCGTAGAAGTCTATGTAAATGGTTTTTCGACTTCGCTTCCGTATGAAGTTCAGCAAAAAGCATTGAATCAAATTGTAGGTTTTGAGAAAGCAAAAATGTTCCGTCCCGGATATGCGATTGAGTATGACTTTTTCCAACCCACACAATTAAAGGAAACATTAGAAACAAAACGCATTGAAAACCTGTATTTTGCAGGTCAGATAAATGGAACTACTGGCTATGAAGAAGCTGCTTGTCAAGGACTTATGGCAGGAATAAACGCCCACCAAAAAGCACATGAAAAAGAAGCCTTTACGCTTTCTCGTTCTGATGCCTATATTGGTGTTTTGATTGATGATTTGATTCATAAAGGCACAGATGAGCCGTACAGAATGTTTACTTCAAGAGCCGAATATCGTATTTTGCTTCGTCAAGATAATGCTGATGTTCGTCTTACGCAGAAAGGTTTTGATTTAGGTTTGGCTTCTGAAACTCGTCTTCAAAAAATGAAACAAAAAGAAGAAGAAGTAAAAGAAGTAATTAAAGTTTTGTCTAAAAGAAGTCTTGAGTTAGAAGATGCAAACCCTGTTTTGGCAGCATTAGGAACGTCAGAACTCAAGCAGAAAGTAAAATCTATTGATGTTTTGAAGCGTCCACAGGTTCAGCTTTCAGATTTGGGTAAAATGAACAGCGAAATAGCTAATCTTTTAGAAAAATATTCTGTTTCTGATTCAGAAAATGGAAGTAGTACAAACAATAGGAATAATGAAGAGATTTTGGAACAAGCCGAAATTCAAATCAAATATTCTGAATATGTTGAGAAAGAACAAAAGCTAGTTGAGAAAATGCACCGTTTGGAAGGTTTACACTTATTTGATGGTCTTGATTATCATTCTATGCCTTCGCTTTCTATGGAAGCACGTAAAAAACTAACTCAAATTCAGCCTCGCACATTAGGACAAGCCTCACGAATTAGTGGAATTAGTCCTTCTGATATTTCTGTTTTGATGGTTTACTTGAATAGATAA
- a CDS encoding IS630 family transposase produces MNFQLSISERDILKDYRKSSSGKKDYIRCTVLLGLDQGKSAKELSELLGVDLSSFYNYVKSYNSCGLSGFISSNYLGFWGKLDSFDLAALDKELRSHLHKNCQSIAYWIKENLGIDYAIKSLPSLMKRLGFSYKKTKTVPAKADKELQTHFIEDIEALIERLDSENAVLLYADAVHPQWNTRSNYAWIPTGEEREIKSSSGRKRINLTGTVNIQNPSDILISESETVDSESVREFLDKVEAAYLDKSKVYMVLDQASYFKSYLVQDWVYGSKIELIYLPAYSPNLNLIERLWKLMRKKIIDYEYYNTFEKFRTNVLAFFEYIVDYKDELETLLAPNFHVQFSKTNFY; encoded by the coding sequence ATGAATTTTCAACTTAGTATTTCTGAACGAGATATTTTAAAAGATTATCGTAAAAGTTCTTCAGGAAAGAAGGACTATATTCGTTGTACTGTTCTTTTAGGTCTTGACCAAGGTAAGTCAGCAAAAGAGTTGTCAGAGCTTTTAGGTGTTGATTTAAGTAGTTTTTATAATTATGTAAAAAGTTATAATTCCTGTGGTCTTTCTGGTTTTATTTCTTCTAATTATTTAGGTTTTTGGGGTAAGTTGGATAGTTTTGATTTGGCAGCTTTAGATAAAGAACTTCGTTCTCACTTGCATAAAAACTGCCAGTCTATTGCTTATTGGATAAAAGAAAATTTAGGTATTGATTACGCTATTAAAAGTCTTCCTAGTTTGATGAAACGTCTAGGTTTTTCTTATAAAAAGACAAAAACAGTTCCTGCTAAAGCTGATAAAGAACTTCAAACTCACTTTATAGAAGATATAGAGGCTTTGATAGAGCGTTTAGATTCAGAAAATGCTGTTCTACTCTACGCAGATGCTGTTCATCCTCAATGGAATACCCGAAGTAATTATGCTTGGATTCCAACAGGAGAGGAAAGAGAAATTAAAAGTAGTAGTGGTAGAAAGCGCATAAATTTGACAGGTACAGTAAACATTCAAAATCCAAGCGATATACTCATTAGTGAATCAGAAACAGTTGATTCAGAGAGTGTAAGAGAATTTTTAGATAAAGTAGAAGCAGCCTATTTAGATAAAAGCAAGGTGTATATGGTCTTAGACCAAGCCTCCTATTTCAAATCTTATTTGGTGCAAGACTGGGTATATGGCTCTAAAATAGAACTCATTTACTTGCCTGCCTACTCGCCTAATTTAAACTTAATTGAAAGACTTTGGAAGTTGATGAGAAAGAAAATAATTGATTATGAATACTACAATACATTTGAAAAATTTAGGACTAACGTCCTTGCATTTTTTGAATATATCGTTGATTATAAAGATGAGCTAGAAACACTTTTAGCACCTAATTTTCACGTCCAATTTTCGAAAACCAATTTCTATTGA